Proteins encoded within one genomic window of Streptomyces taklimakanensis:
- a CDS encoding alpha-lytic protease prodomain-containing protein, with amino-acid sequence MLHRRVIGACAAVVATGALALTGLPGAVAADPAASATQTTGAPSTPSALSSVPPGLLKAMQRDLDLSADQARDRLVNEGTAGTVAGALRLTLGGDFAGAWVKGTEAETLTVATTDPADVSRIAAGGARAEVVDHSLAELDAAKAALDRAARKSATGAAPVWYVDVRTNSVVVHASEPAAARDFVEAAGVDHALVRVVESSERPRPLYDLRGGDAYYMGSGGRCSVGFPVTKGSQQGFATAGHCGRVGTGVSGHNRVALGTFQGSSFPGNDYAWVAANSSWTATPYVKTSSGTVQVAGSTQAAVGASICRSGSTTGWHCGTIQQHNTSVTYPEGTITGVTRTTVCAEPGDSGGAYISGSQAQGVTSGGSGNCRTGGTTYHQPINEILSVYGLTLKTTGGTPPTDPPPTDPPGEEPGGTWQAGKVYGIGDQVTYGGVGYRCLQGHQAQPGWEPPNTPALWQRM; translated from the coding sequence ATGCTCCACAGACGCGTCATAGGCGCGTGCGCCGCCGTCGTGGCGACCGGCGCGCTCGCCCTGACCGGACTGCCGGGCGCCGTGGCGGCCGATCCCGCCGCGTCCGCCACGCAGACGACCGGCGCCCCGTCGACGCCGTCCGCCCTGTCCTCCGTCCCGCCCGGTCTGCTCAAGGCCATGCAGCGCGACCTCGACCTCAGCGCCGACCAGGCGCGGGACCGACTGGTGAACGAGGGCACGGCCGGGACGGTCGCCGGGGCGCTGCGGCTGACGCTCGGCGGCGACTTCGCCGGCGCCTGGGTGAAGGGCACGGAGGCCGAGACGCTCACGGTGGCCACCACCGACCCCGCCGACGTGTCCCGGATCGCCGCCGGGGGCGCTCGGGCCGAGGTCGTCGACCACAGTCTGGCCGAACTCGACGCGGCCAAGGCCGCGTTGGACAGGGCCGCGCGGAAGAGCGCCACCGGCGCGGCGCCGGTGTGGTACGTCGACGTGCGGACCAACTCCGTGGTCGTCCACGCCTCCGAACCCGCGGCGGCGCGCGACTTCGTCGAAGCCGCCGGTGTCGATCACGCGCTGGTGCGCGTGGTGGAGTCGTCCGAGCGCCCCCGCCCGCTGTACGACCTGCGGGGCGGTGACGCGTACTACATGGGCAGTGGGGGTCGCTGCTCCGTCGGCTTCCCCGTGACCAAGGGCTCCCAGCAGGGCTTCGCCACCGCGGGCCACTGCGGTCGCGTCGGCACCGGCGTCTCCGGCCACAACCGGGTGGCGCTGGGCACCTTCCAGGGGTCGTCCTTCCCCGGCAACGACTACGCCTGGGTCGCGGCGAACAGCAGTTGGACGGCCACCCCGTACGTGAAGACCTCCAGCGGCACCGTCCAGGTCGCCGGGTCCACGCAGGCCGCGGTGGGCGCCTCGATCTGCCGCTCCGGCTCGACCACGGGCTGGCACTGCGGCACCATCCAGCAGCACAACACCAGCGTCACCTACCCGGAGGGCACCATCACCGGCGTGACGCGCACGACGGTGTGCGCCGAACCCGGCGACTCCGGGGGCGCGTACATCTCGGGCAGCCAGGCGCAGGGCGTCACCTCCGGCGGCTCGGGCAACTGCCGAACCGGCGGGACGACGTACCACCAGCCGATCAACGAGATCCTCTCGGTGTACGGACTGACGCTCAAGACCACCGGCGGCACCCCGCCCACCGACCCGCCCCCCACCGACCCGCCGGGCGAGGAGCCGGGCGGCACCTGGCAGGCCGGCAAGGTCTACGGCATCGGCGACCAGGTGACCTACGGGGGCGTCGGCTACCGCTGCCTCCAGGGTCACCAGGCGCAGCCGGGCTGGGAGCCGCCGAACACCCCGGCGCTCTGGCAGCGGATGTGA
- a CDS encoding polysaccharide deacetylase family protein → MRRRPRGDRAALMVAAILIAGCSAAGSQHPRPADAAAPGDRKELTVPAGPDASEERDAPRRRDEEGRGPAGPAPAAVGANELGVVPVLMYHRIVAGATSVDDRTPRDFRAELERLAREGYVPITAREFTDGRIDIPAGTHPVVLTFDDSAPSQFRLDADGRPDPDTAVGILLDVARRHPGFRPVATFFVNEDPFDDPGGRRTLRWLHDHGFEIGNHTLRHTLLSEAHEEMVRWDIAACRWAVHKVLPDVPVVSMALPYGAMPRPGRLAAAGEYAGVGYRHQGVYLAGAGPAPSPHSTDFEPGAIPRIRSQAPAGPGAPYGSTAWLDRLRDGGAERYTSDGDPERISFPRSLEHLLDPARRDAAHPY, encoded by the coding sequence ATGCGTCGACGTCCCCGAGGCGACCGCGCGGCCCTGATGGTGGCCGCGATACTCATCGCCGGCTGCTCCGCGGCCGGCTCCCAACATCCCCGGCCGGCCGACGCCGCCGCGCCGGGGGACCGGAAGGAACTGACGGTCCCGGCGGGGCCGGACGCGTCCGAGGAACGCGACGCCCCCCGGCGGCGGGACGAGGAAGGACGCGGCCCCGCCGGCCCCGCCCCGGCGGCGGTGGGGGCCAACGAACTGGGGGTGGTGCCGGTGTTGATGTACCACCGGATCGTGGCGGGGGCCACGAGCGTCGACGACCGCACTCCGCGGGACTTCCGCGCGGAGCTGGAACGGCTGGCGCGGGAGGGGTACGTGCCGATCACCGCTCGGGAGTTCACCGACGGCAGGATCGACATACCCGCCGGAACACACCCGGTGGTGCTCACCTTCGACGACTCGGCCCCCAGCCAGTTCCGACTGGACGCGGACGGCCGGCCCGATCCCGACACCGCCGTCGGCATCCTCCTCGACGTGGCCCGGCGCCACCCCGGATTCCGTCCCGTGGCGACCTTCTTCGTCAACGAGGACCCCTTCGACGACCCCGGCGGACGCCGGACCCTCCGCTGGCTCCACGACCACGGGTTCGAGATCGGCAACCACACCCTGCGGCACACCCTCCTGAGCGAAGCCCACGAGGAGATGGTCCGGTGGGACATCGCCGCCTGCCGATGGGCGGTCCACAAGGTCCTGCCCGACGTGCCCGTGGTGTCGATGGCCCTGCCCTACGGCGCCATGCCCCGCCCCGGCCGGCTCGCCGCCGCCGGGGAGTACGCCGGGGTGGGCTACCGGCACCAGGGCGTCTACCTGGCGGGCGCCGGCCCCGCCCCCTCGCCCCACTCCACCGACTTCGAGCCCGGGGCGATCCCCCGCATCCGATCCCAGGCCCCGGCCGGACCGGGCGCCCCCTACGGTTCGACGGCCTGGCTGGACAGACTCCGCGACGGAGGGGCCGAGCGCTACACCTCCGACGGGGACCCGGAGCGGATCAGCTTCCCCCGCTCCCTGGAGCACCTCCTCGACCCCGCCCGCCGGGACGCCGCGCACCCCTACTGA
- a CDS encoding cupin domain-containing protein, which translates to MITPQGGPEPDREKHPAGEVVGLPAQGEWLLAEAEVAEAGRASQTVVEVPGLSVTLMALKEGRGLAEHRAPGAATLLCLTGRVSLSTVDRSWRLEPRELIAIPGERHRLTAEADSLVLLTVRLD; encoded by the coding sequence ATGATCACTCCACAAGGCGGTCCCGAGCCGGACCGCGAGAAGCACCCGGCCGGCGAGGTCGTGGGCCTGCCGGCCCAGGGGGAGTGGCTGCTGGCCGAGGCCGAGGTGGCCGAAGCGGGGAGGGCGAGCCAGACCGTCGTGGAGGTGCCGGGCCTCAGCGTGACCCTGATGGCCCTGAAGGAGGGGCGTGGCCTGGCCGAACACCGGGCCCCCGGCGCCGCGACCCTCCTCTGCCTGACCGGACGCGTGTCGCTGAGCACCGTCGATCGGTCCTGGAGGCTGGAGCCTCGGGAACTGATCGCCATCCCGGGGGAGCGGCACCGTCTGACGGCGGAGGCCGACTCCCTGGTCCTGCTCACCGTCCGGCTGGACTGA
- a CDS encoding universal stress protein, giving the protein MVRTVTVGVDGSAESLAAADWAAREALSRKAPLRLVHVREPDPFGPPDSVADEETRRHWAQRIPRGVADGLTGRYPELEITTDQLTGRPAEVLVSAAEQAGVLVVGSRGLGPIAGFLVGSVGLATVARVACPVVLVRAGAAGGDEGKDTGADGDGGGDGGGGEATRREVVLGLELYRECDEVIEFAFDAAARRGAPLKVVHGWNPPLVYGIDPVAVDPRMAGELAEESARVLGDTLRGWREKYPNVEVRARAVAGRPSRLLTEASEGAALLVVGRRGRRSPLGFHIGPVAHAVMHHAASPVAVVPFD; this is encoded by the coding sequence ATGGTCCGTACGGTCACCGTGGGCGTGGACGGATCGGCCGAGAGTCTGGCCGCGGCCGACTGGGCGGCCCGTGAGGCGCTGAGCCGGAAGGCTCCGCTGCGTCTGGTGCACGTGCGGGAGCCCGACCCGTTCGGCCCGCCGGACTCCGTCGCCGACGAGGAGACCCGGCGGCACTGGGCCCAGCGGATCCCGCGCGGTGTGGCCGACGGACTGACCGGCCGGTATCCGGAGCTGGAGATCACCACCGACCAGCTCACCGGCCGTCCGGCCGAGGTGCTGGTCTCCGCCGCCGAGCAGGCCGGGGTGCTGGTCGTCGGCTCCCGGGGGCTGGGCCCCATCGCCGGCTTCCTGGTCGGCTCCGTCGGCCTGGCCACCGTGGCCCGCGTCGCCTGCCCGGTGGTGCTGGTGCGGGCCGGGGCCGCCGGAGGGGACGAGGGGAAGGACACCGGCGCGGACGGCGACGGCGGCGGCGACGGCGGCGGCGGGGAGGCGACGCGGCGCGAGGTCGTCCTGGGGCTGGAGCTGTACCGCGAGTGCGACGAGGTGATCGAGTTCGCCTTCGACGCCGCGGCCCGCCGTGGAGCCCCGCTGAAGGTCGTCCACGGCTGGAACCCGCCACTGGTCTACGGCATCGACCCCGTGGCCGTCGATCCCCGCATGGCCGGCGAGCTGGCCGAGGAGAGCGCCCGGGTGCTGGGCGACACGCTGCGCGGATGGCGGGAGAAGTACCCGAACGTGGAGGTGAGGGCGCGGGCCGTGGCCGGCCGGCCGTCCCGCCTGCTGACGGAGGCCTCCGAGGGCGCCGCCCTGCTGGTCGTCGGCCGCCGTGGCCGCCGCTCCCCGCTGGGTTTCCACATCGGCCCGGTGGCCCACGCGGTCATGCACCACGCCGCGTCGCCGGTCGCCGTCGTCCCCTTCGACTGA
- a CDS encoding LysR family transcriptional regulator: MDLELRHLKTIRAIADAGSLTRAAMALGLAQPALSTQLKRIERTLGGPLFTRGRHGVRPTALGELVLDRAGVLLPAARELQEEAVRFARAWDGMPRFRLGGTHGPLLGGLVDRLAASHPGVAVTTRTSWSEREIAALVVEGRVDFALVGACGESPPPAADRLVWREIAVDPVFVMLGRDHPLADRNQVELGQLAEESWTDVPGDGCFADCFAAACARSGFTPVRVYETDTASCVHLVQVGRAVGLCRATFPPTPGLVTRPLAGAPLRWRHLIGWHPGAPAAGVATSVVGHARAAHTEAAARSTSYTRWLAEHPGFGAVPPTAIGCHDSV; this comes from the coding sequence ATGGACCTGGAACTGCGGCACCTGAAGACGATCCGGGCGATCGCGGACGCGGGCAGTCTCACCCGGGCCGCCATGGCGCTGGGGTTGGCCCAGCCGGCGCTCAGCACCCAACTGAAGCGGATCGAACGAACCCTGGGGGGACCGCTGTTCACCCGGGGACGGCACGGGGTGCGGCCGACCGCGCTCGGCGAACTGGTGCTGGACCGGGCCGGCGTGCTGCTGCCCGCGGCCCGTGAACTCCAGGAGGAGGCCGTGCGGTTCGCCCGGGCATGGGACGGCATGCCGCGCTTCCGACTCGGTGGTACACACGGGCCGTTGTTGGGTGGCCTGGTGGACCGGCTGGCGGCGTCCCACCCGGGGGTCGCGGTGACCACGCGCACCTCCTGGTCGGAGCGGGAGATCGCCGCGTTGGTGGTCGAGGGCCGGGTGGACTTCGCGCTGGTCGGCGCCTGCGGGGAGAGTCCGCCGCCCGCGGCGGACCGACTGGTGTGGCGGGAGATCGCGGTCGACCCGGTGTTCGTGATGCTGGGCCGGGACCACCCGCTGGCCGACCGGAACCAGGTGGAGCTGGGGCAGTTGGCGGAGGAGTCCTGGACGGACGTGCCGGGAGACGGCTGTTTCGCGGACTGCTTCGCCGCCGCCTGCGCCCGCTCCGGGTTCACCCCCGTCCGCGTCTACGAGACCGACACCGCCTCGTGCGTCCACCTGGTGCAGGTGGGACGTGCGGTCGGGTTGTGCCGTGCGACGTTCCCGCCGACGCCCGGCCTGGTGACCCGCCCGCTGGCCGGCGCGCCCCTGCGCTGGCGGCACCTGATCGGTTGGCACCCGGGGGCGCCCGCCGCGGGAGTGGCCACGTCCGTGGTCGGACACGCCCGCGCGGCACACACCGAAGCCGCCGCGCGCAGCACGAGTTACACCCGGTGGTTGGCGGAACACCCCGGTTTCGGCGCGGTGCCCCCGACCGCGATCGGATGCCACGACTCCGTCTGA
- a CDS encoding cyclic nucleotide-binding domain-containing protein, whose protein sequence is MIAAPTNLFSALPPGGRERLLEFAREASFPAGERISEEGRRTDRFWVIRTGSVTLDMRIPGRRPVVVETLSHGDLLGWSWLFPPYTWHLGAEALSPVRALEFDAAKVRELCEADAVLGRAIAVRVAEIVAHRLQNARTRLLDLYAPYGSGPLP, encoded by the coding sequence ATGATCGCCGCCCCCACGAACCTGTTCAGTGCCCTGCCGCCCGGTGGGCGCGAGCGGCTGTTGGAGTTCGCCCGCGAGGCGTCCTTCCCGGCCGGCGAGCGCATCTCCGAGGAGGGCCGTCGCACCGACCGGTTCTGGGTGATCCGCACCGGGTCGGTCACCCTCGACATGCGGATTCCCGGCCGCCGCCCCGTCGTGGTGGAGACCCTCTCCCACGGGGACCTGCTGGGGTGGTCCTGGCTGTTCCCGCCCTACACCTGGCACCTGGGTGCCGAGGCGCTCAGTCCGGTGCGCGCGCTGGAGTTCGACGCCGCCAAGGTGAGGGAGCTGTGTGAGGCCGACGCGGTGCTGGGACGTGCGATCGCCGTGCGGGTGGCCGAGATCGTGGCACACCGGCTGCAGAACGCCCGCACCCGGCTGCTGGACCTGTACGCGCCCTACGGCAGCGGGCCGCTGCCGTGA
- a CDS encoding virginiamycin B lyase, with protein MSRHIPLIGRTSVSDAEAGPYAITTGPDGALWFTLVHAGEIARLAPDGRLDRHRLDSASCGPSIITPGPDGALWFTRSQDHRIGRVTVAGEVSSFPVPTPGCGPFGITAGPDGALWFTQMHTDRIGRVDTDGRMTEFPLPVSGSFPSAITTGPDGALWFTLNRANAIGRIDTDGEVTIHPLPTERAAPVGITHGPDGALWFVEIGAGRIGRVDTDGRVTEFPLPDPSCRPHAITADPTTGLCWFTEWGAGRVGSITSDGHVEEYDLPVPSSEPHGLTVGPDGALHIALEIGEIIRLEPR; from the coding sequence CTGTCCCGTCACATCCCCCTGATCGGCCGCACGTCCGTCTCCGACGCGGAGGCGGGCCCGTACGCCATCACCACGGGCCCCGACGGCGCGCTGTGGTTCACCCTGGTCCACGCCGGCGAGATCGCCCGCCTCGCGCCCGACGGCCGGCTCGACCGCCACCGGCTCGATTCTGCGTCCTGCGGGCCGTCGATCATCACACCGGGCCCCGACGGAGCGCTGTGGTTCACCCGGAGCCAGGACCACCGCATCGGCCGCGTCACCGTGGCCGGGGAGGTGTCGTCCTTCCCGGTGCCGACGCCCGGGTGCGGCCCGTTCGGCATCACCGCGGGCCCCGACGGCGCCCTGTGGTTCACCCAGATGCACACCGATCGGATCGGCCGCGTCGACACCGACGGCCGGATGACCGAGTTCCCCCTGCCCGTCAGCGGCTCGTTCCCGTCCGCCATCACCACGGGCCCCGACGGCGCGCTCTGGTTCACGCTCAACCGGGCGAACGCGATCGGCCGGATCGACACCGACGGGGAGGTCACGATCCATCCCCTCCCCACCGAGCGGGCCGCGCCGGTCGGCATCACGCACGGCCCCGACGGCGCGCTGTGGTTCGTGGAGATCGGTGCCGGCCGGATCGGCCGCGTCGACACCGACGGCCGGGTGACCGAGTTCCCCCTGCCCGACCCTTCCTGCCGGCCGCACGCCATCACCGCCGACCCGACCACCGGACTGTGCTGGTTCACCGAGTGGGGAGCGGGCCGGGTCGGGTCCATCACCTCCGACGGACACGTCGAGGAGTACGACCTGCCCGTGCCGTCGTCGGAACCACACGGCCTCACCGTGGGCCCCGACGGTGCCCTCCACATCGCACTGGAGATCGGGGAGATCATCCGGCTGGAACCGCGCTGA
- a CDS encoding DNA translocase FtsK yields MTNEIIDHHENDGRSCRGVGRTAVEWRPLREDAPRTAGGSGGRSTAGEAAPHSSKDARTKAVTVLSAVLTPIGLLALLLGVVLDSPPLLVGGVVLLGAAGIGVLVRRRASADRPDAAHGRGDGRKEADAEPSDAARAEQERRTEPRKEEAATEQHEGEAADDTPLSAPVEEPIRERPSVSGLFVPSPSTPVSETVRTDREETDDETLRTPDPAPTTTDGGSSVEEVDVLAEQPAPAVEKTDEAPGTEPDTEPEAVAEEPTPTTEAPTTDTTTPEPETKTPTEEPEPTTEDPTPTTEASTTDTTTPETKTPTEEPEPTTEDPTPTTEASTTDTTTPEPETPTEEPEPTTEAPAAPLAATVSAAPTDDPFARQAEAAGMGVGALREIARAVIADQNASIVYVQQHFSLSRPAARRALDALEQLGLVSAPAKNGRRKALVTSLDHLAPSDGR; encoded by the coding sequence GTGACCAACGAGATCATCGACCACCACGAGAACGACGGCCGAAGCTGCCGAGGAGTGGGCCGAACCGCCGTGGAGTGGCGGCCCCTGCGGGAAGACGCCCCACGGACCGCCGGTGGGTCCGGCGGGAGGAGCACCGCCGGGGAGGCGGCGCCACACTCCTCGAAGGACGCCCGGACGAAGGCGGTCACGGTCCTGTCCGCGGTTCTGACACCGATCGGCCTGCTCGCCCTCCTGCTCGGGGTCGTCCTCGATTCCCCGCCGCTCCTGGTGGGCGGCGTCGTCCTCCTCGGCGCCGCGGGGATCGGTGTCCTGGTGCGCCGCCGCGCTTCGGCGGACCGCCCCGACGCCGCTCACGGCCGGGGCGACGGGCGGAAGGAAGCCGACGCGGAGCCGTCGGACGCCGCCCGCGCCGAGCAGGAGCGGCGGACCGAACCGCGGAAGGAGGAGGCGGCGACGGAGCAGCACGAGGGCGAGGCGGCGGACGACACCCCGCTGTCCGCCCCGGTGGAGGAACCGATCCGGGAACGGCCGTCGGTGAGTGGCCTGTTCGTTCCCTCCCCCAGCACTCCCGTCTCGGAGACCGTCCGGACGGACCGGGAGGAGACCGACGACGAGACGCTCCGGACGCCGGACCCCGCGCCGACCACGACGGACGGGGGCTCGTCGGTCGAGGAAGTCGACGTGCTCGCCGAACAGCCCGCTCCGGCAGTCGAGAAGACCGACGAGGCGCCCGGCACGGAACCCGACACGGAACCCGAAGCAGTCGCCGAGGAGCCCACCCCGACCACCGAGGCACCCACCACCGACACCACGACTCCGGAACCGGAAACGAAAACCCCCACCGAAGAACCCGAACCCACCACCGAAGACCCCACCCCCACCACCGAGGCATCCACCACCGACACCACGACCCCGGAAACGAAAACCCCCACCGAAGAACCCGAACCCACCACCGAAGACCCCACCCCCACCACCGAGGCATCCACCACCGACACCACGACCCCGGAACCGGAAACCCCCACCGAAGAACCCGAACCCACCACCGAGGCACCCGCGGCGCCCCTTGCCGCCACCGTCTCCGCCGCCCCCACCGACGATCCGTTCGCTCGGCAGGCGGAGGCCGCCGGCATGGGGGTCGGGGCCCTGCGCGAGATCGCGCGGGCGGTCATCGCCGATCAGAACGCCAGCATCGTCTACGTGCAGCAGCACTTCTCCCTCTCCCGCCCGGCCGCTCGACGCGCTCTCGACGCGCTCGAACAGCTCGGTCTGGTCTCGGCCCCGGCCAAGAACGGACGACGCAAGGCCCTGGTGACGTCCCTCGACCACCTCGCCCCGTCCGACGGGCGTTGA